Sequence from the Leptospira johnsonii genome:
AAAAAGATGATCCTATACAAGCGGAGAAGGACCGCTATTTTCTGGAATTGATCGCAAGTCAATTCGCCACTACATTAAAGAACAGAATTCTTTTCGAAGTTTCCCAAACCCAATCCAGGAATTTTAGAAATCTTCACTCTGCTGCTTTAAAACTCAGCAGCTTAGGATTCAAATATAGAACTGAAATTTTCCGGGTCATTCTCCTTTCCTTAACCGAATTTTCGGAAAGTGATCTTTTCGTTTTGTTAGAAAGAAAAATAGATTCGGAAGGAAAAACAATCTCTACCGAAGGACATATACTTACTGGCAGCCCAAGAGCGCCAGAAATCAAACTGAATATCCAATTAAAAGGAGAATGGAACGTATTGAAAAAATCTAGCGAATCCGCCATCTTATTGGATTCGATAGATCTGAAAGAATGGAAAACCTTAGGAAGCAACGGAAAGAAAAAACATCTAGCGATCTTACCGGTATTACGTTCCGATAATTCTGAAATTTGGATACTTCTCGCTAAGGAAGAAGAACTTCACTGGAGTCCGGAAGAAATAGATGTATTAAACGCATTCGCAGTCCAAGCAGGGATATCCGTTCAAAACTTTCACTTATTCCACCAAAGAGCCGAGAAAGAACGATTAGATAAAGAAATAGAGATCGCAAGAGATTTACAAAGATCCCTGCTTCCCAGAAAAATGCCGGAGCATCCAAACTACGAATTCGCCGGGTTAATGGTGCCAGCAATCGGAGTAGGAGGTGATTATTATGATTTCATAATACATCCATCTAATAAAGAAACTTATATTTGTATAGGTGACGTGAGTGGCAAAGGCGTTCCTGCAGGGATCGTAATGGCAACCGTCAGGACAGTGATACATTCATTGGTACGAAAAAATCCTACTCCTTGGGAAATTTTAGTAACGGTAAACACCTATCTATATCAAAATTATTTTAAAGATATTGTTTCTCCTCGTTTCATGTCCTTGACCATCATTCATTGGGACCAAAACGAAAACCGTTTTGCTTTCAGCGGTGGGGGCCAGGGAAATATCCTAGTGTATCGTAAAAAAGAAAATCGTTTGGAGGAAATTCCTACAGGAGGTGTGGTTTTAGGAATAGATCCTGACATAGACCGCTTCGAGAACAGCGCGGAATTTTACTTAGAGCCGGGAGATTTTTTCCTAATGCTAACAGACGGTGTATGGGAGGCAATGAACCCTTCTGAAGACTTTTTCGAAATGGATCGCCTGCACAATTGTGTTTTCGAGGCTCGAAAGGAAAGCCTACCTAAACTACTGGAAACAGTTTTAAAAAAGATAAAAAACTTTACCGGGGAAAGGGAACAGACGGATGATATCACTCTAATAGGAATAAAGCGCTTAAAATAAGAATGAACGAAACCTTAGAACCTATTTTTCAATCCGCTTGGTCCCGATTAAAAAATTACCAGGACTTTATGAAAACTAAACCTGTGGTAATCGCTTTTTCCGGTGGAAAAGATTCCTCCTTACTTCTTCAATTCTATCTTTGGCTTCATAATAAAAACTTAATCTCTCATTTTCCTGTTATTTATCATTTGGATCATTCTATCCGGGATAATACGGAACAGGAATCCGAAATCTTAAAGTTTATCCGCTCATTAGGTCCAAACTCAATCTTTAAAAAAAAAACGTGCCGAAGTTTGCCAGTAAGACCAAACTAAGTTTAGAAGAAGCCGGAAGAGTTCTCCGATTTAGAGACCTAGAAAAAATTTCAGAAAAGATAGGCGGTTACATTGCAACCGGGCATCATGCAGAAGATTATCTAGAGACTGTACTTCTGCAGCTTATCAGAGGCGGCGGTTGGAATTCCCTACGTACCTTGGGAGTTTTAGAGAACAATAGATTCAGACCATTATTATTATTCGGTGAAAAGGATCGTAAAACCGCATTGGCGGAAGCTGACTGGCCGGTATTCGAAGACGAATCCAATCATTCTTCCCGTTATCTTAGGAATCGGATCCGATCCGAATTACTTCCGGTGCTTTTAAAAGAAGGCGCAGATCCTGATAAAATTTTTCATAATTTCCACGATTCTGATACACCGAGGAGCGGAACTGCAAACCGCAAAGTAAACGAAGACGAGATCAGAACGGTATCCAGACGAATTTTAGAAGAAGAGCCGGCGTCTATTTGTAAGCAAGTTCTGGACTTACATTTGAAAAGTTTAGGCCTTCATCCTGTGAATTCTCAGTTCCTTACGGACCTTCTGCATAACCTGGACAGAAAAGTTTCTTTTTCTCTCGAAAACAAAGAAGTTTGGTTTTGGAAAAGTGTTTCGTCAGATCTGTACATCTTACCCAAAAAAGCTTCTTATTTGAAACCGTTCAGTTATGACTCTGACTCTTTCTTTTTGAAATGGAATGGTAAGACAAAAAAGATACCGAAAAATTGCGAACCGTCTAACGACGGAGAAGGAGAAAAAATCCTGCTTGGAGGAATCCATCGAGACGTTTCCGAAATCCTTCGAGAGAAAGAGATTCCGGTTCCGGTCAGAAAAATGCTACCCATTCTAAAACGGGAAGGGAAAACTGTATTGGTTTGCCTTCGAATGTGGGATGCCCGTTTGGATGATATTCGATCGGATGATTTCCCGCAAGATTAGAGAGTCCAGAGGTTTATGGAAGAACTCCAAGAATTAAAGCCGGACCCATTCTTTAGAGAAGTTAGATTCTTATCTTCTTATGCGGATGCTTCTAAAGTTCCTTCCAAAGGTATTCCTCATATCGCATTCGCGGGT
This genomic interval carries:
- a CDS encoding GAF domain-containing SpoIIE family protein phosphatase, which produces MSCVFCGEFYLPEGKLKDGKFLCNSCGREWILEKRKRNRIKPPEVHALSNEILLEFLSLFNTSPNLDDLLENFTNLAFRKLNLPGISVMVYEPRLDRILVKSCKNKKGPALEKLAFRMEIKKGEQNGPLGQAIETCKSVYYRFDEQPHKQIRQYGRVNKVESELSVPIHLKKEVLGLINVDYEKDDPIQAEKDRYFLELIASQFATTLKNRILFEVSQTQSRNFRNLHSAALKLSSLGFKYRTEIFRVILLSLTEFSESDLFVLLERKIDSEGKTISTEGHILTGSPRAPEIKLNIQLKGEWNVLKKSSESAILLDSIDLKEWKTLGSNGKKKHLAILPVLRSDNSEIWILLAKEEELHWSPEEIDVLNAFAVQAGISVQNFHLFHQRAEKERLDKEIEIARDLQRSLLPRKMPEHPNYEFAGLMVPAIGVGGDYYDFIIHPSNKETYICIGDVSGKGVPAGIVMATVRTVIHSLVRKNPTPWEILVTVNTYLYQNYFKDIVSPRFMSLTIIHWDQNENRFAFSGGGQGNILVYRKKENRLEEIPTGGVVLGIDPDIDRFENSAEFYLEPGDFFLMLTDGVWEAMNPSEDFFEMDRLHNCVFEARKESLPKLLETVLKKIKNFTGEREQTDDITLIGIKRLK
- a CDS encoding ATP-binding protein; amino-acid sequence: MKTKPVVIAFSGGKDSSLLLQFYLWLHNKNLISHFPVIYHLDHSIRDNTEQESEILKFIRSLGPNSIFKKKTCRSLPVRPN
- the tilS gene encoding tRNA lysidine(34) synthetase TilS; amino-acid sequence: MPKFASKTKLSLEEAGRVLRFRDLEKISEKIGGYIATGHHAEDYLETVLLQLIRGGGWNSLRTLGVLENNRFRPLLLFGEKDRKTALAEADWPVFEDESNHSSRYLRNRIRSELLPVLLKEGADPDKIFHNFHDSDTPRSGTANRKVNEDEIRTVSRRILEEEPASICKQVLDLHLKSLGLHPVNSQFLTDLLHNLDRKVSFSLENKEVWFWKSVSSDLYILPKKASYLKPFSYDSDSFFLKWNGKTKKIPKNCEPSNDGEGEKILLGGIHRDVSEILREKEIPVPVRKMLPILKREGKTVLVCLRMWDARLDDIRSDDFPQD